From Pseudomonas fluorescens, one genomic window encodes:
- a CDS encoding Crp/Fnr family transcriptional regulator: MSVIPQPTDNHLLATLPAEDLQRLVPYLEQVSLGLGDVLYEPGDTLRHVYFPTDAIISLLHVTENGSSAEIAVVGNEGLIGIALFMGGESTSSRAVVQSAGVAFRLPGQKLKKEFNRHGDLLILMLRYTQALITQMSQTALCNRHHSIDQQLCRWLLLSLDRLHGNRLNMTQELIANMLGVRREGVTEAAGKLQRLGVIEYSRGQITVLDRPCLERLSCECYLVVKTETDRLLRYTCSHTK, encoded by the coding sequence ATGTCTGTCATTCCCCAGCCAACCGACAATCACCTGCTTGCGACCTTGCCAGCTGAGGACCTCCAGCGCCTTGTTCCGTATCTCGAACAGGTCAGCCTGGGGCTGGGGGATGTATTGTATGAACCGGGGGATACGCTACGGCACGTTTACTTCCCTACGGATGCGATCATCTCGCTGCTACATGTCACGGAAAACGGCTCATCCGCGGAAATCGCTGTAGTCGGCAACGAAGGTTTGATCGGCATCGCTTTGTTCATGGGAGGCGAAAGTACCTCCAGCCGAGCAGTGGTGCAGAGTGCCGGCGTTGCGTTTCGTCTGCCCGGGCAAAAGCTCAAGAAAGAGTTCAACCGTCACGGTGATTTGCTCATTCTAATGCTGCGCTACACCCAGGCACTGATCACGCAAATGTCACAGACTGCCCTGTGCAATCGCCATCATTCGATCGATCAGCAGTTATGTCGATGGCTGCTGTTGTCGCTGGACCGACTGCACGGCAACCGTCTAAATATGACCCAGGAGCTGATTGCAAACATGCTCGGCGTACGTCGCGAAGGCGTCACCGAGGCAGCAGGAAAACTGCAGCGCCTAGGTGTCATCGAATACAGCCGAGGACAGATAACGGTACTGGATAGGCCTTGCCTCGAACGGCTCAGCTGTGAGTGCTACTTGGTAGTCAAGACCGAGACAGACCGATTGTTGCGTTACACCTGCAGCCACACTAAATGA